The Arctopsyche grandis isolate Sample6627 chromosome 12, ASM5162203v2, whole genome shotgun sequence genome includes the window CGATATCCGTCAGAAGTGATGTTACATTGTATGGACTATGGATAGATATTATCCTAGATAGAGCAGCGGAATCTATCGGAGTAAGTGAAtacgattaaataaaatataactttcgatatgtatataattttttcaaactaatttAATTTCCTTCTTGAATTAACATCAGAATTCTTTGGGAGATGTTTCAACTTCCAACAACATGGAattcaaaatagaaaataagAATCAAGTACTGAGAAAAGGCACTACAATGTCAATTAGAATATTAGTCAGCTATGATGCATTGGAAACACGACCGAACGTAAAATACTTACGGATGAATGGTAGACAAATTTGTGCCGCCACTACAGAAAGCTCCGATGAACATCACCCATCAATTTCGACAGAAAGCCGGGTCACTAATCAATATTTTACACCGAACAGAAATAACAGAAACGATAATACAAATCATGCAGCACTCCCATTAGGTGCCAATGATTCATCTAATAACAAGCCAATTCATGATAGGGATCAGACCAGGCGTTTAAATAGTTATAATGaaatgtaagtatatatgtacatatgtatgtatataagagctTTAAATTAGTATTGtttcatatgaaatttcatttaaatacattGTAGAAATGGTATCACAAGTTCAATTGGTACGTCAAATGTAAATCGGGGAGAAAGTTTCAATTATAATACCGAAACATCAACTGGAAGATCTTCATCCAGAGAGCAGGATGGGGCAAATAgcaatattaagtaatttttgttttcttttgtgtataattaagtggattttatattgttttatgaCAAATATATTTGTAGCAAAAATCTATATggtaattcaaataataataatcaacaaagtAGAGGAACTCAATATGATCCACCGAATAATTCAAGGGGAAGTTCTAATAATGGTTATGTAAATCGTGATGAATTAACAGGTGATGCTCATGTAAAGTAagaaaaatgcatataaatcactaaataaacattaaccctttgaacgcTGACCGAccccatgagcctgaaatacgccaatcagcgttgtattttgaatatgtaaaaaataaacaagaatactacccgctaagcctttccaggtagcatttaaaaaaatgcattgaacatgggtcgtgtaatctgtgtccatgtttataaagactggtttacaccgaaatttctgaatttataaccatagcagaattacccgatggaaatccctaactgctgagtattttagattgtgagcattacattttaacaacaataaagaagatggaactagttttgcaaaaatacattcattaatagacttttgtttattttatatagttgcaagatatattagagagtcttaaCACACCTTTATACAAAACTCtaaatcctcagcggtagttatctagggtttgtttggattagctacaatttatacctgctttctattggatttctaaataattctggttggaaatgttggcaaaattttctttcaaaaatctttcaacagaaaagacgtcagcactcaaagggttaactcaTTATGTACAGCAAATTATTCCAAATTTAATGATCAATTCTTTCAAGAATATGAATGTGTCGTTTGCAGTAACGGTGGAAGTAGGGTGAGTTACAACGGAAGATCTTCAAATCGTGGCCAAACGGATAACGCTTACACTCCTCAACGCCGGCAGACGTCTACTACAGCTAAACCCTCAAGGACATCGAACAATCGAAATAATGGATACGATTCTGAAGATTATGATTATGCCGAGTGGGTATTAAGCAATTAAACCTGCTTTGTTTAAAGGCTTTTGTGTCACAGTTCAATCACATCAtcattaatttaattgtatgtatatctaatttaAGTTCATCGTCGAAGAAAAAAGATCACAGTAATGATTATTTCGAAGGTGATTTTAGACTACCAGCCGATTCTAAAATTGATCCAACTCCGTTACCCAAAACTGATACAGACAGTCgtgtaagtatatattatattagtgttgtacccaataaaatatcatcgcatgggtgttggcatattaagttattaaataaaaataaatgtgttggtCCTTCGATCCGCACGTGGTAGAATTTTTTCTAATacctttaatttaattgtttaatatgaaaaaaatggtaaaaactactacctacctacataaaaacaatataaaacaccattagaaaaattaatcaattaaataaattttcaatatatggcgctaaatgctcggagacttgcctagaggaaacattggtagcaaacagtatatatacatatatatagaaccttttttcttttgttattatattcgtacgtattGTTAGcaatgttttagctgtgacgtacatatgtatatcgaaccgaaacgactattatagtatgacgagggttatcttacacagaatagctatattatatatatatatatatatgaatagtgGGTGaccgaaaatgttcatttactatgcatacatatgaaaaacggttagtatatatacatatcagtggGGTCTACGTgatgagacagaatgttaaattacagaaaacacaaatatcggaaggcgaagatcgaaaatcgaaagatctcaagtcaaaagatcaaaaaaaaaggtgcatggtaaacggtacatacttacgtacatactcacttaatttgcgcgagcagggtacaacaggaacaagaggaacaggcttttcctcccgtattctgcgcgcgcacattaatacgggaggaaaagcctgttcctcttgttcctgttgtatcctgctcgcgcaaattaagtgagtatgtaccgtttaccatgcaccatttttttttttgatctttcgacttgagatttttcgattttcgatctttgccttccgatatttgcgttttctgtaatttaacatcctgtctcgtcacggagaccaatatcagtggcgtgcggcaaaagtctctctccccccgtcgtacatcctcacctaatttgcgcgatcaggatacaacaggaacaggcttttcctcccgtatcctgcgcgcgcacattaaacaagactgtatgacaaaaaaagagataatttcacagcatgccactgatatatatatatatatatattatatatacatagtaccgttaaccatgcacccttttttttcgatcttttgacttaagatctttcaattttcgatctttgccttccgatatttgctttttcgaccttttcacttttggtgtcgtgaggtagacccatgattagtgtttttacccggcttcgctcggtatttgtaatataaaccgcttaaacatgactaatctaatagtaaacattttatataaatttatttgaatactcgtttgtttttttattaaattgatcgtTACAgaatctacgacccaaacaaacatacatacaaaaaggttttttcgaaattatatattagatatgatagacatgtataatatattttcagttgtgattaattaaataatattagatGTTTAATTTGGACGCAgttctataaaatataaaagcaaatttataaaatttaataatacgcAGTTTTACgccattatcaaattttatgtttGCATTGCATTCAAAAGATCTTTTTTACAGAATTGCGTTCGCTTTAGGCagctaaataataattattattactgcaGGTTTGCGGTAAAGTAGCTGTTCAACCAGCTCCGTTAGTCGTCGGTGGTCAAACAACAATCCACGGGCAATGGCCATGGCATGTCGCCCTATACCAGAC containing:
- the LOC143920242 gene encoding uncharacterized protein LOC143920242, whose protein sequence is MFKGIVFIILFITCVDNQSTRHESPCPQIFTYDTSSPEVGKWYGTISVRSDVTLYGLWIDIILDRAAESIGNSLGDVSTSNNMEFKIENKNQVLRKGTTMSIRILVSYDALETRPNVKYLRMNGRQICAATTESSDEHHPSISTESRVTNQYFTPNRNNRNDNTNHAALPLGANDSSNNKPIHDRDQTRRLNSYNEINGITSSIGTSNVNRGESFNYNTETSTGRSSSREQDGANSNINKNLYGNSNNNNQQSRGTQYDPPNNSRGSSNNGYVNRDELTGDAHVNNGGSRVSYNGRSSNRGQTDNAYTPQRRQTSTTAKPSRTSNNRNNGYDSEDYDYADSSSKKKDHSNDYFEGDFRLPADSKIDPTPLPKTDTDSRVCGKVAVQPAPLVVGGQTTIHGQWPWHVALYQTQTVDSKYICGGSLITTSHVITAAHCVTRKNSSRLVNAQTLTIYLGKYNLRKSSDAVQIMLVRKIFVHPEYNATNFYSDVSVLKLNKPSDYTIYVRPVCLWKESESGLSYVVEKEGTVVGWGFDEDGHVTEDLTLVKMPIVKQSTCLWSFSEFYSHFTSEKSYCAGFENGTSVCNGDSGGGMVFPDNSDHDSTSTWRLRGLVSISVAKQNEYRCDPYHYVVFTDLAQFLDWIKEKLIE